Proteins encoded by one window of Lathyrus oleraceus cultivar Zhongwan6 chromosome 1, CAAS_Psat_ZW6_1.0, whole genome shotgun sequence:
- the LOC127091889 gene encoding uncharacterized protein LOC127091889, whose protein sequence is MTTSIRHTFTLKYKEPKLDSLKGLISDLSLSRRDEFEKSYGKILSLLNKKVYYGIIGSLAQYYDPPLRCFTFADFQLAPTLEEVERIVGLKLKDFNPFPKLEEDMGPKKIASALSINVPTVRDNWAEKGGCKGFAAMFLEDLALKFKKSGNWNAFYAVVALLIHGIVLFPNVEKFVDQVAIEVFLSGNPVPFFLADVYYALHARHEKRGEVLLCCAPLLYTWFMQHMPEEGPFVAKELKSPQKLASLTASSIRWYIRE, encoded by the coding sequence ATGACAACTTCAATAAGACACACTTTCACGcttaagtacaaggaacctaagTTGGACAGTCTGAAGGGTTTGATCTCTGATTTGTCTCTCAGCAGACGTGATGAGTTCGAAAAAAGCTATGGGAAAATTTTGAGCCTTCTAAATAAGAAAGTATATTATGGAATTATCGGCTCTCTGGCACAAtattatgatccacctctacgcTGTTTCACATTCGCTGATTTCCAGCTAGCTCCCACTTTGGAAGAAGTCGAGAGGATCGTGGGTCTCAAGTTGAAAGATTTTAATCCGTTTCCAAAGCTCGAAGAAGATATGGGCCCAAAGAAGATAGCTTCGGCCCTAAGTATCAATGTCCCGACTGTTCGAGACAATTGGGCTGAAAAAGGGGGTTGCAAAGGTTTTGCCGCGATGTTTTTGGAGGATTTAGCTCTAAAGTTCAAGAAAAGTGGAAACTGGAATGCATTCTATGCTGTGGTGGCTTTATTGATCCATGGGATTGTGTTATTCccaaatgttgaaaaatttgtggatcAAGTGGCCATAGAAGTCTTTCTCTCTGGCAATCCAGTACCATTTTTCTTAGCTGACGTTTACTATGCCCTTCACGCTCGACATGAAAAGAGGGGTGAAGTGTTGTTGTGTTGCGCTCCTTTGCTTTACACTTGGTTCATGCAACACATGcccgaagaaggtccttttgtGGCAAAAGAACTTAAGTCTCCCCAGAAATTAGCTTCTCTCACCGCGAGTTCCATCAGATGGTATATCCGAGAATAG